The Coffea arabica cultivar ET-39 chromosome 1e, Coffea Arabica ET-39 HiFi, whole genome shotgun sequence genome has a window encoding:
- the LOC113705982 gene encoding uncharacterized protein isoform X5 — MKQAIYSKINSKSRLHVWCYCFRAMAFGTSEINKMDQSIEPSKVSSPAAEGNKLGTGDTLEDQITTPEEKMKNTRNKYAVQFETSSRTIHDEQKASSTINIDNSRIPRTNSISHEDGSSCHLLSGVVANLKLPTEENGMSAGMANNCKLAPSTILSANYITNCVAQRQHYSMTNDETLTPLQDLATSDPGSRFCKNYPEMEKNCGNIFSTNLLNMTEGSGVTENKFKGKGTHAVGASVAAYCVAEAFNGESSNDMKNQGRIISATVDVNPGAEKDESLPSTKPTTRCSSTKDKSKSGSVPPKKLRKCEASVLTGPNSNNKPSDITGETDDDHKELLVAAGSVHSIRENACSFPFWKTMESFFAPVTSQDIFFLKQELNFVENLTQSQIFGDEYDRPGGISSSPRREVSNSDQQSITSTAFGRSNKPSNIVPPLLQRVLSAFVNEDGGSDPHCCERVEFELQPELDMQAQKYSSVYGLCSNKSASTYSTGSVSNTFSNQGRLQADEGLSYSNAGILHGNNQNDPILTHASQVNAPPGFPFNCSYQMLSPNDKLSLEPWSIGLNAPLLDSREGWIDREIKRLRGELWQKVSMVKNNLRKIGKAIKCEQDLEKRNLEESAMDQLVEMAYKRMELQGHC, encoded by the exons ATGAAACAAGCTATATATTCTAAGATAAATTCCAAGAGTAGGCTGCATGTGTGGTGTTATTGTTTCAG AGCAATGGCATTTGGAACAAGTGAAATCAACAAAATGGACCAGTCAATTGAGCCTTCAAAAGTAAGTTCTCCTGCAGCAGAGGGGAATAAGCTGGGAACTGGTGACACTTTGGAGGACCAGATAACAACACCAGAAGAGAAGATGAAAAATACTAGAAACAAGTATGCTGTACAGTTTGAAACTTCATC GCGTACAATCCATGATGAACAAAAAGCCAGCAGTACAATAAACATTGATAACTCCAGGATACCTAGAACAAATTCTATCTCACATGAAGATGGATCATCCTGTCATCTCTTATCTGGAGTTGTAGCGAATCTCAAACTGCCTACAGAAGAGAATGGAATGTCGGCAGGCATGGCCAATAACTGTAAACTTGCGCCTTCGACCATTTTGTCTGCTAATTACATAACCAATTGTGTTGCCCAAAGACAACATTATTCAATGACAAACGATGAAACCCTGACGCCATTGCAAGATTTGGCAACATCTGATCCAGGAAGTAGGTTTTGTAAGAACTATCCCGAAATGGAGAAAAATTGTGGCAATATTTTCTCTACAAATCTTCTTAACATGACAGAAGGATCAGGAGTCacagaaaacaaatttaaaggAAAGGGTACTCATGCAGTTGGAGCATCTGTTGCTGCATATTGTGTAGCTGAAGCTTTTAATGGAGAAAGCAGTAATGATATGAAAAATCAAGGAAGGATTATCTCGGCAACAGTAGATGTCAATCCAGGAGCAGAAAAAGATGAAAGTTTACCTTCAACAAAACCAACTACGAGATGCAGCTCTACTAAAGATAAAAG TAAATCTGGAAGTGTACCACCAAAAAAGTTGAGGAAATGTGAGGCATCTGTTCTTACTGGACCTAATTCAAACAACAAGCCTTCAGATATTACAG GTGAAACCGATGATGATCACAAAGAATTGTTAGTGGCTGCTGGTTCAGTTCATAGTATACGCG AAAATGCCTGCTCTTTTCCATTTTGGAAGACAATGGAGAGCTTTTTTGCTCCTGTCACTTCTCAGGACATATTTTTCCTCAAACAAGAA CTGAATTTTGTTGAGAACCTGACTCAGTCTCAGATATTTGGTGATGAATATGATAGACCG GGTGGCATTAGTAGTTCTCCTCGAAGGGAAGTCAGTAATTCAGATCAACAATCAATAACATCAACTGCTTTTGGTAGATCAAATAAGCCATCAAATATTGTTCCTCCATTGCTTCAAAGAGTCCTCTCAGCGTTCGTTAATGAAGATGGAG GTTCTGATCCCCATTGCTGTGAGAGAGTGGAATTTGAACTTCAGCCAGAGTTAGATATGCAAGCTCAGAAGTATTCTTCTGTGTACGGATTATGTTCTAATAAAAGTGCTTCAACGTATAGCACAGGAAGTGTATCCAATACTTTCAGCAATCAAGGGCGACTGCAAGCAGATGAAGGCTTGTCCTATTCAAACGCAGGAATTTTGCATGGGAATAATCAAAATGATCCAATTTTAACACATGCTTCACAAGTAAATGCACCTCCAGGTTTTCCTTTTAATTGTTCATATCAGATGCTGTCTCCCAATGACAAACTATCTCTGGAACCGTGGAGCATTGGTTTAAATGCG CCTCTTCTAGACAGTAGAGAAGGATGGATTGATCGAGAAATTAAGCGACTTAGAGGGGAGCTGTGGCAAAAG GTTTCAATGGTGAAGAATAACTtgaggaaaattggaaaagctaTTAAATGTGAGCAAGACTTGGAGAAAAG GAATCTTGAAGAATCTGCTATGGATCAGCTGGTTGAAATGGCCTACAAGAGGATG GAACTCCAAGGTCATTGTTGA